A window of the Ostrea edulis chromosome 1, xbOstEdul1.1, whole genome shotgun sequence genome harbors these coding sequences:
- the LOC125673026 gene encoding uncharacterized protein LOC125673026 — protein sequence MQKNDAGYISTSQVKTCITWVCRHIPWRKFKNVKRHPVETVLCLLVCLLFIFVWTFSPAGTAPSTTPMTTPSTAQMMTPSTTPITTSSNAPTTPLTAPRTACNDKIELLQCSFKESTSDDALDINDKRAVVRVAKEIAQIEGLVMLTFMNTAFQPFLVNWMCHTKSMVRQSQILVIVTELNIKNEIRTLYPKLNVVCLSNLKQLNEKQKYCSAGFMRIGIYRTIVVNWIIQENIPVFLFELDAMWLQNPLPFLIDTEPYDLAIIPTYDKSFEAAIGFYYMRASKRMKQFWRELIRRLIDLKNMFSCLRNEDLVRERDNDQMVLHDMIKEHYKNIMIYFLPLDRFIDGKWYWNPDTRTLRDAFILNFNFIIGVDNKIIRAKNFEHWFVSDDNVTCLPHRYTRFRNQLSGLM from the coding sequence gtttGTCGACATATTCCGTGGAGAAAATTCAAGAATGTTAAACGGCATCCTGTCGAAACAGTGCTTTGTTTACTTGTTTGCTTGTTGTTTATTTTCGTCTGGACTTTCTCACCCGCCGGGACGGCACCTTCGACCACACCCATGACAACGCCTTCGACGGCACAAATGATGACACCTTCGACCACACCCATCACAACATCTTCAAACGCACCCACGACACCCTTGACCGCACCTAGGACAGCATGCAATGATAAAATAGAGCTTTTACAGTGTTCATTTAAAGAATCCACATCTGATGACGCATTGGACATCAATGATAAAAGGGCTGTTGTGCGTGTAGCAAAGGAAATCGCACAAATTGAAGGTTTAGTTATGCTCACGTTTATGAATACAGCATTTCAACCATTTCTTGTCAATTGGATGTGCCATACGAAAAGCATGGTCAGGCAATCTCAGATTTTAGTTATAGTAACTGAGCTAAATATAAAGAATGAAATTCGTACTCTTTATCCAAAATTGAATGTTGTTTGCCTGAGCAACTTAAAACAACTCAATGAGAAGCAGAAATACTGTTCTGCCGGATTTATGCGGATTGGCATTTACAGAACCATAGTTGTGAACTGGATAATTCAGGAAAATATACCCGTATTTCTGTTTGAACTGGACGCAATGTGGTTACAAAATCCTTTACCATTTCTGATTGATACAGAGCCGTACGATTTAGCCATTATACCGACCTATGATAAATCCTTCGAGGCAGCGATCGGATTTTACTACATGAGAGCAAGCAAACGTATGAAACAATTTTGGCGGGAATTGATTCGTCGACTCATTGACTTGAAGAACATGTTTTCTTGTTTGAGAAATGAAGATCTCgttagagagagagataacGACCAAATGGTTCTGCATGATATGATCAAGGAAcattataaaaatattatgaTATACTTTTTACCACTAGATAGATTTATTGACGGAAAGTGGTATTGGAACCCGGATACACGAACATTAAGAGACGCCTTcatattgaattttaattttatcattgGAGTTGATAACAAAATAATTCGTGCTAAAAATTTTGAACACTGGTTTGTATCCGATGACAATGTTACTTGTTTGCCTCACAGGTATACACGTTTTCGTAATCAGTTGAGTGGATTAATGTGA